In the genome of Methanopyrus kandleri AV19, one region contains:
- a CDS encoding YncE family protein translates to MRVASVIIWLLWISPPASGYVCWSVPVGESVTSVESCGDAAVLVTSSNRVLVAELDASSVRLSEVLNFHLPSGTKVVSVMRSGLGLVFDAGRILDDGIEVYRGVLTHGDRGWRGELVRTVAKFEEISQRVKSGEWRVLEVSNLASDRTGGLYAAALLESVDGDLIVEVWNLPERSVIADFSATEVRRLAIGDEGTLLVACGDGVAVVDGRNVRFVTVPGVVIDMVGRWVLYEDWLGYALGEVTTSGLRELVRLPGPAHRVTVWSTGGDAYILAYGGNIVYVVDPEDRTVVTVLDLPGRVEFLAPPFVVYSGKIGVLYLAKIMVQLEEGLCPAVKTWFVWLDWCAVYIVDRKVPAIYKVVEVRDKLGPNWIKTRSGGVTFWYKRVFLKRVWPRHPTELHLDDIGIVVIGERNSKIRVYCLDERTEEVLKNLLRSPDVCDILNVYPGSAVFIVDFKWRDQRIPAFRFVRKSGWLVTGFIDEDDVCPNSDYDDVVLSVPISPLTAAHSGMPVIPLLYGKDWVLLSALLPNFDWCWDKTSELKVFVNGKESEFYVVDWSNKTIRGPFTKLKLKIGKDKQLFILLRGLSEPESIRIVLKRPLGPVYEGYTEYAPPKVSISRPSARLVEYNAKEDKVTVAVSAEVSVRNTVIRRLTIEVFDLFGRTLTRKVMGPLPPGKHHIEKRLSFMPPEHGPLKIILLAEYDGDLVIVSDREFVLRAEPERAELTVSYERPGRLTARVLDYGRDWVELRVESEEPGNLHLEDSKGRPVPYYVLEGNELSGPYDGEHPLELGTTPVILILRDLKPGEAYRFKLIREGRIPTAFELECALPEANLDVELLSGTLEGRSLTLKFSVRGSTVNSTFKRLNLVLREDDRILWREEVDLDNTTWFDLPFETTVEVGGDEGTLTLEVTAHYDHDTVLPEGNEFEVREAPARRVLRIAYGRPHVELEDYGLNWLLLRILPWRPGDLLVRVNGKPVTYYVKHGNEFEKHSEDDPYHASGANAVEVLLYDLEKHGTITVINRSSTLSSASTLDYALPEGVELAAEVVGGRYLVDEGRLTLNVRTLVSPIDVTVRRIIARVLDDLGEILGETVKTVELGPGIHELTLPIEVRVHRECGRLRLQALAEFDHGTIVRDPGEGPVPNPASRTIEFSYSAPSVRVVDRGIDWVLLEVTTREGGELVVHVNGRKAWYYLKRSRGGDWEGPYDPTSVGPNRTVLVLVPGVPPEGRISVVLGGRLERVRSVEYALPSVIARVDVEDVSVSGEKVIAMISLWLEVLGTTVRSIGVSVDGVKSWSVSALEDGEPLRLDDLELGEGVHLVRLSIKFVPKERAGTVPVTLRVQYEGDSTFDPGRREFVESPLVLTLNVPYVLPQRQTSKESGPRGGSPKVPERGGTAVDRGSTTAGESGTGRSAVTEPTHASTRVERRPSNEERPHVVRPTPPTRFPIRPVRTETGHEVKPKPLEKLPEALPHPSSSLPDTLEARLTPVLVSLFDRLWDLLTSLLSQPTITGHAEGEPTAKVTRRPIEHAPSEPSRPRTPTGSAALQGPPHGTTVPQGYHRVGALSAHAPHTFREVEILKTRTRGYAYAEGTSRVSRSLTRLPPTGVNLLALLLSVFGALTGLYLTHRSVRGGEGGE, encoded by the coding sequence TTGAGAGTAGCTTCAGTGATCATCTGGTTGCTGTGGATCTCCCCACCGGCCTCCGGGTACGTGTGCTGGAGTGTTCCCGTCGGGGAGTCCGTGACCTCGGTCGAATCATGTGGGGACGCGGCCGTACTGGTGACGAGTTCTAATCGCGTCCTGGTGGCCGAGCTCGACGCGTCGAGCGTCCGACTCTCGGAGGTCCTCAATTTCCACCTACCCAGTGGAACGAAAGTAGTGTCCGTGATGAGGAGCGGATTAGGACTCGTCTTCGACGCGGGCCGAATCCTCGATGACGGCATCGAGGTCTATCGTGGGGTTCTTACACACGGGGATAGAGGATGGAGGGGCGAACTGGTTCGGACCGTAGCCAAGTTCGAGGAGATTTCCCAACGGGTCAAGTCCGGAGAGTGGCGAGTCCTCGAGGTCTCTAACCTGGCTTCCGACCGTACTGGCGGGCTGTACGCCGCCGCGCTGTTAGAATCCGTGGACGGGGATTTAATCGTAGAGGTTTGGAATTTACCGGAGAGGAGCGTGATCGCGGACTTCTCGGCGACTGAGGTGAGAAGACTGGCGATAGGGGACGAAGGCACGCTCTTAGTGGCGTGTGGAGATGGAGTCGCCGTCGTCGACGGTAGGAATGTACGGTTCGTTACCGTCCCCGGTGTCGTCATCGACATGGTGGGAAGGTGGGTTCTGTACGAGGATTGGCTAGGTTACGCGCTGGGGGAGGTTACGACTTCGGGGTTACGTGAGCTGGTGAGATTACCCGGGCCAGCGCATCGCGTGACCGTATGGTCGACGGGTGGGGATGCCTACATCCTAGCTTACGGTGGGAACATCGTCTACGTTGTGGACCCCGAGGATCGGACCGTAGTAACGGTGTTAGACTTACCCGGACGCGTGGAGTTCCTCGCCCCGCCTTTCGTCGTTTACTCCGGTAAAATCGGCGTCTTGTACCTCGCCAAGATTATGGTACAACTGGAAGAGGGCTTGTGTCCGGCGGTGAAAACGTGGTTCGTGTGGCTGGACTGGTGTGCCGTATACATCGTCGACAGGAAGGTACCTGCGATATACAAAGTAGTTGAAGTTCGAGACAAATTAGGCCCTAATTGGATTAAAACTAGGAGTGGAGGAGTGACCTTTTGGTACAAACGAGTCTTTTTAAAAAGAGTTTGGCCACGGCACCCTACAGAACTTCATCTTGATGATATTGGTATCGTCGTAATAGGAGAACGTAATTCTAAGATACGAGTATACTGCTTAGATGAACGTACTGAGGAAGTATTGAAGAATTTGCTTCGTTCGCCGGACGTATGCGATATACTCAATGTGTATCCTGGCTCTGCAGTCTTCATAGTAGATTTCAAATGGAGGGATCAAAGGATACCGGCCTTCCGGTTTGTCAGGAAGTCCGGGTGGCTGGTCACGGGGTTCATCGATGAGGACGACGTCTGCCCGAACTCGGATTACGACGACGTCGTCTTGAGCGTCCCAATCTCACCCCTAACGGCCGCTCACTCGGGGATGCCGGTAATACCCTTACTCTACGGTAAGGACTGGGTATTACTATCGGCACTCCTTCCCAACTTCGACTGGTGCTGGGATAAAACGAGCGAGTTGAAAGTGTTCGTTAACGGTAAGGAGTCCGAGTTCTACGTGGTGGACTGGTCCAATAAGACCATTCGTGGTCCGTTCACGAAGTTAAAATTAAAAATTGGTAAAGATAAGCAGTTATTCATACTATTACGCGGCTTGTCCGAACCCGAATCTATCAGGATCGTTCTCAAGAGGCCTTTGGGACCCGTGTATGAGGGTTATACGGAATACGCCCCGCCTAAGGTCTCGATCTCCCGACCGTCCGCCCGTTTAGTCGAGTATAACGCGAAGGAAGACAAGGTCACGGTCGCAGTGAGCGCGGAAGTGAGCGTCCGAAACACCGTCATCAGGAGACTGACAATCGAAGTGTTCGACCTCTTCGGTAGGACACTAACACGTAAAGTGATGGGGCCTCTACCGCCCGGAAAACACCATATCGAAAAACGACTGAGTTTCATGCCCCCCGAGCACGGCCCGCTCAAGATCATCCTCCTCGCCGAGTACGACGGTGACCTGGTTATCGTGAGTGATCGTGAGTTCGTACTCCGGGCGGAGCCCGAGCGGGCGGAGCTAACCGTCTCTTACGAACGACCCGGTAGACTCACCGCACGCGTACTGGACTACGGTCGGGATTGGGTCGAACTCCGCGTAGAATCCGAGGAACCCGGGAACCTCCACCTCGAGGACTCGAAGGGACGACCCGTACCCTACTACGTCCTCGAGGGTAACGAGCTCTCGGGACCGTACGACGGGGAACACCCGCTCGAGTTGGGCACGACACCCGTGATCCTCATCCTACGGGACTTGAAACCCGGGGAGGCCTACCGGTTCAAGCTGATACGCGAGGGTAGGATCCCGACCGCGTTCGAGCTCGAGTGCGCCCTCCCCGAAGCCAACCTCGACGTCGAACTCCTGAGCGGTACCCTCGAGGGACGCTCTCTGACGTTGAAATTCTCAGTCCGGGGCTCCACCGTGAACTCGACGTTCAAGAGGTTGAACCTAGTCCTGCGAGAGGATGACCGAATCCTCTGGCGTGAGGAGGTCGACCTGGACAATACCACGTGGTTCGACCTACCCTTCGAGACCACGGTCGAGGTGGGCGGTGACGAGGGCACCCTCACCCTCGAGGTCACCGCCCATTACGACCACGACACCGTCCTCCCGGAGGGTAACGAGTTCGAGGTTCGAGAGGCACCCGCGAGGCGGGTCCTGAGGATCGCGTACGGTCGCCCGCACGTCGAACTCGAGGACTACGGACTCAACTGGCTCCTACTCCGAATCCTCCCCTGGAGACCGGGCGACCTACTCGTACGGGTGAATGGGAAACCAGTAACGTACTATGTGAAACATGGAAACGAGTTCGAGAAACACTCCGAGGACGACCCGTACCACGCGAGCGGGGCGAACGCGGTCGAAGTCCTACTGTACGACCTCGAGAAGCACGGTACGATCACGGTGATCAACCGGTCGAGCACTCTCTCCAGTGCTAGCACGCTCGATTACGCGCTACCCGAGGGTGTCGAGCTCGCCGCGGAGGTCGTCGGCGGGAGGTACCTCGTCGACGAGGGTAGGCTCACCCTGAACGTTCGAACCCTCGTGAGCCCGATCGACGTCACGGTGCGTCGGATCATCGCCCGCGTCCTGGACGACTTGGGTGAAATCCTCGGGGAGACGGTGAAGACCGTCGAGTTGGGACCCGGGATCCACGAGCTCACCCTGCCAATCGAAGTCCGCGTGCACCGAGAGTGCGGTCGCCTCCGGTTACAAGCCCTCGCCGAGTTCGATCACGGTACGATCGTGAGAGATCCCGGGGAAGGACCCGTCCCCAACCCGGCCTCGCGCACGATCGAGTTCTCGTACTCGGCCCCGAGCGTCCGCGTGGTGGACCGGGGGATCGACTGGGTATTACTCGAAGTGACGACTCGGGAGGGTGGTGAACTCGTCGTTCACGTGAACGGTCGGAAGGCCTGGTACTATCTCAAGCGGTCGAGGGGTGGTGATTGGGAGGGCCCGTACGATCCGACGAGCGTGGGCCCGAACCGTACCGTGCTCGTCCTCGTCCCGGGTGTCCCACCAGAAGGTAGGATCTCAGTGGTCCTGGGCGGGCGGCTCGAGAGGGTTCGCTCCGTGGAGTACGCGCTTCCCAGTGTAATCGCGCGGGTTGATGTAGAGGACGTCTCGGTGAGCGGGGAGAAGGTGATCGCGATGATCTCCCTGTGGTTGGAGGTTCTGGGGACTACGGTGAGAAGCATTGGGGTAAGCGTGGACGGCGTGAAGTCGTGGTCGGTGAGCGCGCTCGAGGACGGTGAACCCCTGCGATTGGACGACCTGGAGCTCGGTGAGGGAGTACATCTGGTCAGGTTATCCATCAAGTTCGTGCCGAAGGAGCGGGCTGGTACGGTCCCCGTAACCCTGAGGGTCCAGTACGAGGGTGACTCCACGTTCGACCCGGGACGCCGCGAGTTCGTGGAGAGTCCTCTCGTCCTGACCTTGAACGTACCCTACGTCCTACCTCAACGGCAGACCTCGAAGGAGTCCGGACCGAGGGGTGGGAGTCCTAAGGTCCCCGAGCGCGGTGGGACCGCAGTGGACCGAGGGAGCACGACCGCCGGGGAGTCCGGCACCGGGCGGAGCGCCGTCACCGAACCTACGCACGCCTCGACTCGAGTCGAGAGGAGACCGTCCAACGAGGAGAGACCGCACGTCGTACGACCCACCCCACCGACCCGATTCCCAATTAGACCCGTCCGGACCGAGACGGGGCACGAGGTCAAGCCGAAGCCCCTCGAGAAGCTTCCCGAGGCTCTTCCACACCCTTCGAGCTCCCTCCCCGACACCCTCGAAGCGCGGTTGACCCCCGTGCTGGTGAGCCTGTTCGACAGGTTATGGGACCTGCTCACGAGTCTCCTCTCCCAACCCACGATCACGGGCCACGCCGAGGGTGAACCCACCGCGAAGGTAACCCGGCGTCCCATCGAACACGCGCCGAGCGAGCCCTCGAGACCCCGAACTCCGACGGGGAGCGCGGCCCTCCAGGGTCCACCCCACGGTACGACCGTACCCCAAGGATACCACCGCGTGGGAGCCCTCTCGGCGCACGCGCCTCACACCTTCCGGGAAGTGGAAATCCTTAAAACACGAACCCGGGGTTACGCTTACGCAGAGGGAACATCCAGAGTCTCGCGGTCGCTCACCCGCCTACCACCCACGGGCGTCAACCTGCTAGCCCTCCTCCTGAGCGTATTCGGCGCGCTAACCGGCCTGTACTTGACCCATAGGTCGGTTCGGGGTGGGGAGGGCGGTGAGTAG